The Anastrepha ludens isolate Willacy chromosome 2, idAnaLude1.1, whole genome shotgun sequence genome contains a region encoding:
- the LOC128862537 gene encoding DNA polymerase zeta subunit 2 → MSSEDLTDIVIEALEVFLNHILYVRNLYPEQIFKKRRVYNAPVYVSIFPPLNAYIHGVLRAARELQQRGELQSVLLQFYHDELPLNECFTFEIKKFQPPAEAQGIEEAQSTLLWDDKFFIDFEQQLRNSLYKLVERLNLLAKLPKGAKFKVALNTTQEAFVKFSHSSANQGFPWLCDGLKQEAGKRVISLLPLTRLDSIGLKLNVELS, encoded by the exons ATGAGCAGCGAAG ACCTAACAGACATCGTCATTGAAGCACTTGAGGTGTTTCTGAATCACATTCTTTATGTCCGTAATCTATATCCggagcaaattttcaaaaaacgacGCGTATACAATGCACCCGTTTATGTTTCCATCTTTCCGCCACTTAATGCCTACATTCATGGCGTCCTCCGTGCAGCGCGTGAACTACAGCAACGGGGAGAGTTGCAAAGTGTCCTGCTACAGTTCTACCATGACGAATTGCCACTGAACGAGTGTTTCACGTtcgaaatcaaaaaatttcagcccCCTGCAGAGGCTCAAGGGATAGAGGAAGCGCAGTCAACATTGTTATGGGATGATAAATTCTTCATCGATTTCGAACAGCAACTGCGTAATTCACTTTATAAATTAGTTGAGCGCTTAAACCTATTAGCAAAGCTGCCAAAGGGTGCAAAATTTAAAGTTGCGCTTAATACGACGCAGGAGGCTTTTGTAAAGTTCAGCCATAGTTCAGCAAACCAG GGTTTTCCTTGGCTTTGCGATGGCTTAAAACAGGAAGCAGGAAAGCGTGTAATATCCCTGCTACCTCTTACCCGTTTGGACAGCATTGGATTAAAGCTTAATGTGGAATTATCTTAA